CGGAGGCGACCCCGCCGAGCTGTGTGCGCAGCCGTCGCACCGAGGGCAGCAGCGCGGGCAGGGAGCCCTGGTCGGTGTAGTCGGCTCCGTCGCCGATCGCGCAGATGTCGTCGGCCAGGGCGATCCGCTCGCCGGCCGCGGCCTCCTCGGCATTGAGCAGTCCGTCGTCCACCAGCCGTGTCACGAGGGGGCGCGGCGGTGGTGCGAAGAACAGGCGGGCGGTGTCCAGGCGGGTCACCTTGGCGAGCAGCTTGCGCGGGGCGTGCACCGTTCCGTCCGCCAGGATGCGGGCACCGGTCAGACGGTGCCTCACCAGTGCGGGGGTCACCTCGACGTACGTGGCCGCCTCGACGAGACGGACGTTCTCACGGACCAGCAGGTCGACCATGTCGGCCTCGGCGCGCGGGTCGAAGGGGTCGTAGGTGATGTTGACCCCGAACGGCGCGTCGGCCCCGGCGGCCGCCCGGATGCCGCGGATCGCGTCGGCGACGTCCGCGAGCGGGAGCCCGGCCGCCCCGAAGTGGCCGAGCAGGCCGGAGCGGGCCAGCCGGGCGACCAGGGCGACGGAGCTGACGCCGTGGTGCATGCCGCCGGCGACGTAGGCGTGCCGGACCCCGTGGTCGCGCCGGAACGCCGCCGAGCCCAGCTCCGCGCGCCGCGGTGCCGGAGCGTTGACCGGCCCGGTCGGCACCGTGGTCCGTGCCGGTTCGGGCCGCAGTGGGGTGGCCTCGTCCCGGATCCGGGCGATCAGCTTGGTCAGCACCTGTCCCGGGCCCAGTTCGCGGACCCGGAAGTCGCCCCGGCCCATGAGCAGCCGGATGCTGTCGGTCCACCGCACCGGGGAGACGATCTGGCGGCGCAGGGTGGCGGCCACGGCGTCCGGCTCGTACGGCCGGGCGTCGACGTTGCTGATCACCGGGATCTTCGGGGCGGCGAAGGCGGTGGCGTCCAGCAGGCGCCCGAACTCCTCCGCGGCCTGCGCCATGTAGCGGCTGTGGAAGGGGGCGCTGACGTTGAGCGGGGCACAGCGGGCGCCCTTGTCCTTGAACACCGCAAGCGCGCGGTTGACCGCGTCGGCCGGGCCGGCGACGACCGTCTGGGTCGGCGCGTTGTAGTTGGCGATGTCCAGTCCGGACAGCTCGTCGTCGCGCAGCACCTCCCGGACCAGGGACGAGTCGACGGCCGAGACCGCGGCCATGGTGCCGCCGGTGACCTGTCCCATCAGCCGGCCGCGTTCGGCGACCAGGCGCAGGCCGGTTTCGAAGTCGTACACGCCCGCGGCGAACAGGGCGGCGAACTCACCGAGGCTGTGCCCGAGCAGGTAGTCGGGCAGACGGCCGCCCTCCTGTACGGTGGCCAGCCAGGAGAGCGCGCCGACCACGTACAGGGCCGGCTGGGTGTACCGGGTGTCGCGCAGGTTGCGGCCGGGGTCCTCAAGGCACAGTTCACGGATCGAGTACCCGAGGACGGCGTCGGCCCGTTCGACCAGTTCGGGGAACCGGTCGAACAGGTCTCGGCCCATGCCCTTGACCTGAGCGCCCTGACCCGGGAAGACGTAGACGTCGAAGCCGTCGCCCGGGGTGGCGGGGTCGGCCACGGGCGTCGGAGCGGTCATGGTGGTCACCTCGGTTCGTCGAGCCGGGGCGGCGATGACCGAGCGGGTGTCGAGCACCGCCTGGTACAGCACCTCGTCCCGGGCGTACGGGGAGAGCAGCGGCAGCACCCGGGACCGGCTGCCCTCGGGAAGCCGCGCCCGTACCAGGTTGGCCATCGACCCGGACGGTCCGAGGTCCAGGAAGAGCAGGTCGTCGCGGGCCAGCAGCGGTTCGAGGGCGCGTGACAGGTCGAACGGCTCACGGAGGACCTGCCAGAAGTGGTCCGGGCCGGGGTGGCGCACCTCGGCACCGGTGGTTCCGGAGATCAGCGGGATCGACGCGGCTCGGGGCGTGAGACCGCCCACGAGCTTCGTGAAGGCGTCGCGCACGCCGTCGATCAGC
Above is a genomic segment from Streptomyces collinus Tu 365 containing:
- the fabD gene encoding ACP S-malonyltransferase yields the protein MLKPVFLFAGQGSQYHGMGRWLYGADPFFRDALDSLDAVVREINGDSVIDAIHGDGRGAELAMTRLSLTQPAIFMVEYALARMLRAHGFEPELVLGASLGEVVAAAVAGIFDPEECLRSLLEQVALFEAECPRGGMLAVLADAGLVDREPALAGAHLAAINGPDNFVLAGTAGRLDAIERHLAASGVLCQRLPVLFPFHSPLIDGVRDAFTKLVGGLTPRAASIPLISGTTGAEVRHPGPDHFWQVLREPFDLSRALEPLLARDDLLFLDLGPSGSMANLVRARLPEGSRSRVLPLLSPYARDEVLYQAVLDTRSVIAAPARRTEVTTMTAPTPVADPATPGDGFDVYVFPGQGAQVKGMGRDLFDRFPELVERADAVLGYSIRELCLEDPGRNLRDTRYTQPALYVVGALSWLATVQEGGRLPDYLLGHSLGEFAALFAAGVYDFETGLRLVAERGRLMGQVTGGTMAAVSAVDSSLVREVLRDDELSGLDIANYNAPTQTVVAGPADAVNRALAVFKDKGARCAPLNVSAPFHSRYMAQAAEEFGRLLDATAFAAPKIPVISNVDARPYEPDAVAATLRRQIVSPVRWTDSIRLLMGRGDFRVRELGPGQVLTKLIARIRDEATPLRPEPARTTVPTGPVNAPAPRRAELGSAAFRRDHGVRHAYVAGGMHHGVSSVALVARLARSGLLGHFGAAGLPLADVADAIRGIRAAAGADAPFGVNITYDPFDPRAEADMVDLLVRENVRLVEAATYVEVTPALVRHRLTGARILADGTVHAPRKLLAKVTRLDTARLFFAPPPRPLVTRLVDDGLLNAEEAAAGERIALADDICAIGDGADYTDQGSLPALLPSVRRLRTQLGGVASGVRVGGGGGIGSPESAAAAFVLGADFILTGSINLCTAESGLSEAAKDLLPNLDVHDTAYAPHGALFELGGRARVLRKGVLFHVRAGKLYDLWRTYDSWDAVPGWIRSRVERDYFGAGFEELASRVVPAGEPADPKRRMALVFRWYCAQAQRWAIEGTPERVADYQVACGPALGACNHWLRGTTYEAWRDRHADELADRLITEAAEIVGSAGV